A stretch of Henckelia pumila isolate YLH828 chromosome 4, ASM3356847v2, whole genome shotgun sequence DNA encodes these proteins:
- the LOC140867579 gene encoding probable serine/threonine-protein kinase PBL25, translating into MSCGCLPCFGNKEESRAEDNSPAPQAKNVSTHLSPPHVHSSMQAPSAETGNKPDSPPAENGDNTAKTFTFRELAIATKNFRQECLLGEGGFGRVFRATLQSSGQVVAVRQLDRSGTQGSKEFQVEVLMLSLLQHPNLVSLIGYCADGEQRLLVYEYMPAGSLKNFLFDLQPNIKPMNWSTRMKIALGIAQGLEYLHEKANPPIIYRDLKASNILLDEMNNPRLSDYGLAKLVQSGNKMHVPRVMATYGYCAPEYERHGELTSKSDVYSFGVILLELITGRKALDTTRPADEQNIVSWAQPIFRDPKMFPEMADPLLKKDFPITSLNQAVGVASMCLHEEPSVRPLIMDVVAALSFLATAPPETPVPARLMSILSSRVETTSQHGVSHSFNHTNASCHKRDYSSDSEEDDDQKNNPKEHESSTSSDDEYSKSKSNHKFKDSSKWSSRSSRRSSRNSKNNSIYSRDDSLGFSMRCDSNLPEDSIPPNLRQSSKVQEHHDHSDSDSDSDSDSSSDEESSDEMPHNHNVSINSRASGKSLNSTTRQESCVKSIGSTSSRSSSFSSEDGDIFSPKQHDDLMEQSMRSRDGSEYSRHNSMADSEKEHER; encoded by the exons ATGAGTTGCGGTTGCCTCCCATGTTTCGGAAATAAGGAAGAAAGCCGGGCAGAAGATAATTCGCCGGCACCTCAGGCAAAAAATGTCTCCACTCATTTATCACCTCCTCATG TGCATAGCAGTATGCAAGCTCCATCAGCCGAAACCGGTAATAAACCAGATTCTCCACCTGCAGAAAATGGTGATAACACCGCAAAAACTTTCACTTTTCGCGAACTTGCTATCGCAACAAAGAACTTTCGACAAGAATGTTTATTAGGTGAGGGTGGATTTGGAAGAGTATTTAGAGCAACACTCCAATCGAGTGGACAG GTTGTGGCTGTAAGGCAACTAGACAGGAGTGGAACACAGGGGAGCAAGGAGTTCCAAGTCGAAGTTTTGATGTTGAGCCTGCTTCAACACCCGAATCTGGTCAGTTTGATTGGTTACTGCGCAGATGGAGAACAACGGCTTTTGGTGTATGAATACATGCCAGCAGGATCTCTGAAAAACTTCCTATTTG ATCTTCAACCTAATATAAAGCCAATGAACTGGTCCACAAGGATGAAAATAGCGTTGGGGATCGCTCAAGGGCTTGAGTACTTGCATGAAAAGGCCAACCCTCCTATCATATACCGAGACTTAAAAGCTTCAAATATCTTGCTTGATGAGATGAACAATCCCAGGCTGTCGGATTACGGGCTTGCAAAGCTAGTGCAGAGTGGCAATAAGATGCATGTGCCTAGAGTCATGGCAACATATGGCTATTGTGCACCCGAATATGAAAGACATGGTGAGCTGACATCCAAGTCAGACGTGTATAGTTTTGGGGTAATTTTGCTTGAGCTCATCACGGGGCGGAAAGCCTTAGACACCACGCGGCCAGCCGACGAGCAAAATATAGTCAGTTGG GCACAACCAATTTTCCGGGACCCGAAAATGTTCCCTGAAATGGCTGATCCTCTGCTTAAGAAGGATTTTCCAATCACAAGCCTAAACCAAGCAGTGGGAGTCGCATCAATGTGCCTGCACGAGGAACCATCAGTCCGTCCCTTGATCATGGATGTCGTGGCAGCGCTTAGTTTCCTTGCAACTGCTCCCCCTGAAACCCCAGTCCCTGCTCGTCTCATGTCTATACTATCATCAAGAGTCGAAACCACGAGCCAACATGGAGTTAGCCATTCTTTTAACCACACAAACGCGTCTTGCCATAAACGAGACTATAGTTCAGATAGCGAGGAGGATGATGACCAAAAGAACAATCCAAAAGAACACGAAAGCTCAACAAGCTCGGATGATGAGTACTCAAAGAGCAAGTCGAATCACAAGTTCAAAGATTCAAGCAAATGGAGTTCAAGATCATCTCGTAGAAGCAGCAGAAACAGCAAGAACAACAGCATTTACTCGAGAGATGACAGTCTCGGATTCAGCATGAGGTGTGATAGCAATTTACCAGAAGATAGTATTCCTCCCAATCTGAGGCAGAGCAGCAAAGTTCAAGAACATCATGAtcattctgattctgattctgattctgattctgattctagCAGCGATGAAGAATCTTCGGATGAAATGCCCCATAATCATAATGTAAGTATAAACTCGAGAGCAAGCGGTAAAAGCCTTAACTCGACTACTAGGCAAGAAAGCTGCGTGAAATCAATCGGTTCCACTTCAAGCCGCAGCAGCAGCTTCAGCTCCGAAGATGGAGACATTTTTAGCCCAAAGCAGCATGATGATCTGATGGAGCAAAGCATGAGATCGCGCGATGGTTCCGAGTATTCGAGACATAACAGCATGGCAGATTCAGAAAAAGAACACGAGAGATGA